The following proteins come from a genomic window of Aequorivita marisscotiae:
- a CDS encoding class I SAM-dependent methyltransferase encodes MYQLLKKAAYTLVPKKLLFEHEVFFRSIFAFHLRGKNHECTVCGKGIKRFIKIPADLLCPFCGSRSRTRRLYSLLHSNNLLQGKVLHFSPSRSVYRLLKKNPSITYFSTDYEAEFIAEYKYDITQIPLDANIFDLIICYHILEHIEDDRKAMTELHRVLKSNGTCIIQTPFKTGKTFEDASIKTPKARLKAFGQEDHVRVYSVAGLQERLKESGFKNVEINTFPENERYGFVEETILISKK; translated from the coding sequence ATGTACCAATTACTTAAAAAGGCAGCATATACCCTCGTGCCAAAAAAATTACTTTTTGAACACGAAGTTTTTTTTCGATCTATTTTTGCATTTCACTTACGAGGAAAAAATCACGAGTGTACTGTATGTGGGAAAGGTATTAAACGTTTTATAAAAATACCGGCAGATCTGCTCTGTCCATTTTGTGGAAGCCGTTCGCGAACTCGAAGATTATATTCGCTATTACATTCAAACAATTTGCTCCAGGGGAAAGTGCTTCATTTTTCCCCATCGCGAAGCGTTTATAGATTGCTAAAGAAAAACCCATCCATTACTTACTTTAGCACAGATTACGAGGCCGAATTTATTGCCGAATACAAGTACGATATTACCCAAATTCCGTTGGACGCAAATATTTTCGATCTAATAATTTGCTATCATATTTTAGAACATATTGAAGACGATAGAAAAGCCATGACCGAATTACATCGCGTTCTAAAAAGCAATGGAACCTGCATTATCCAAACTCCTTTTAAGACGGGAAAAACATTCGAAGATGCTTCAATAAAAACCCCAAAAGCCCGCTTAAAAGCTTTTGGACAAGAGGATCATGTGCGCGTTTATTCGGTAGCTGGATTGCAAGAAAGATTAAAAGAAAGCGGCTTTAAAAATGTAGAAATAAACACATTTCCGGAAAACGAGCGTTATGGGTTTGTGGAAGAAACCATATTAATATCGAAAAAATGA
- a CDS encoding glycosyltransferase family 2 protein, with product MKFSVVIAVYNKEKYIGDTLKSVLAQTFSDFEIIIVNDGSTDTSEAEILKFNDSRIRYFLQQNKGAAAARNAAIAKAQSENIALLDADDYWYPFYLEEQNRLLKKFSNQYVFATAAEIIRNGKKFQNSYSIKRIDNDAVLVDYFEASQLDSVLHSSSFVVKKSVFDEVGNYNPEIKSGEDTDLYVRIGLKYKVVFSPKVCATYVVRTSGLFNSVKNVAEKANFEAYEPFEENNPALKKFLDLNRYSLCILAKMEGDKPAFKKNLGKINQTNLSKKQRFLLRQNKTILKYLSKTKNNLEKLGLRLGTFK from the coding sequence ATGAAATTTTCAGTAGTAATAGCAGTTTATAACAAAGAAAAGTACATTGGCGACACCCTGAAAAGTGTTTTGGCGCAAACATTTTCCGATTTTGAAATTATTATTGTAAACGATGGTAGTACCGATACTAGTGAAGCCGAAATTTTAAAGTTCAACGATTCGCGTATTCGTTATTTTTTGCAACAAAATAAAGGTGCCGCAGCAGCTCGAAATGCAGCGATAGCAAAAGCACAAAGCGAAAATATTGCACTTTTAGATGCAGACGATTATTGGTATCCATTTTATTTGGAAGAACAAAATAGACTGCTGAAAAAATTTTCAAACCAATATGTATTTGCCACGGCAGCCGAGATTATTCGCAACGGAAAAAAATTTCAAAATAGTTATTCCATAAAGAGAATTGATAATGATGCGGTACTGGTAGATTATTTTGAGGCGAGCCAATTAGACTCGGTTTTGCACAGTTCGTCTTTTGTAGTAAAAAAAAGTGTTTTTGATGAAGTAGGAAATTATAATCCTGAAATAAAGAGTGGAGAAGACACAGATTTATACGTTCGCATTGGCCTGAAATACAAAGTAGTTTTCAGTCCAAAAGTTTGCGCAACGTATGTAGTACGCACAAGTGGCTTGTTTAACAGTGTAAAAAACGTTGCTGAAAAAGCCAATTTTGAAGCCTACGAACCTTTTGAAGAAAATAATCCTGCGTTAAAAAAATTTTTAGATTTAAACAGATATTCGCTTTGTATTTTGGCAAAAATGGAAGGTGATAAACCGGCTTTTAAAAAAAACTTAGGTAAAATAAATCAGACCAATCTCAGTAAAAAACAACGCTTTCTGCTGCGTCAAAACAAAACAATTCTTAAATATCTTTCAAAAACGAAAAATAATCTAGAAAAATTAGGCTTGCGTTTAGGCACCTTTAAATAA
- a CDS encoding S8 family peptidase — translation MRILFLFLLSFFFMFSAFGQEEAWFFLRARDTSFVPSFEKKDAYLIYTGNDARLKAALRNYKIKTFKKTWKHARKENLQKTFFVIADKQALMTDLLQNASHLFEFGEQIAQEDKKIFEPNDYGLTSTIGENLGAQVNLDYLDVMEVPKAWYYTTGSRDVIVGISDGSVPTDDIEFAGKSKVIRESFLAKGHGISVAETAAGQGDNGYGIAGVCYDCSIYATNYRHFDTLEQLVELSKLGVKVINCSWGLTHYYETAQQAIYEMLNNGTVVVAIGHNQSYYHTKGQKYYYPASYDGVISVSSASHRYEHYWENIRVEEDKGLYYVKNIRNYVGLTGGFKNNDTTQVPHLYPISIRNLNSAIDIVAPSSGLFRYSELALRDKIDVSEFNQTSGVAPLVTGTVGLMFSLYPCLPADQVESIIKLTSSNIDDVEPNKPYAGMYGAGMLNTGRAVKMVFDMFAGKGAVTMENQRFSRWNFKLTALAEVVIKNQEFTEDARLDLTSKRGIVISENTVLKPGALGKIHLKIDPSLEKECELQLRDPSILDD, via the coding sequence GTGCGAATTCTATTTTTATTTTTATTGAGTTTTTTCTTCATGTTTTCGGCCTTTGGGCAGGAAGAAGCTTGGTTTTTTCTTCGTGCTCGCGACACTTCATTCGTACCTTCATTTGAAAAAAAAGATGCTTATTTAATTTACACAGGAAACGATGCCCGATTGAAAGCTGCATTGCGGAATTATAAAATTAAAACCTTCAAAAAAACGTGGAAACACGCCCGAAAGGAAAACCTGCAGAAAACATTCTTCGTAATTGCAGATAAGCAAGCCCTCATGACAGATTTGCTGCAGAATGCATCGCATCTTTTTGAATTTGGAGAACAAATAGCACAAGAAGATAAAAAAATTTTTGAACCCAACGATTACGGGTTAACCAGTACTATTGGCGAAAATCTTGGCGCACAGGTAAATCTAGATTATTTAGATGTAATGGAAGTGCCCAAGGCGTGGTATTACACCACAGGATCGCGCGATGTTATTGTTGGAATCTCTGACGGTTCCGTTCCGACAGACGATATTGAATTTGCTGGAAAGAGTAAGGTGATTCGAGAATCCTTTTTGGCAAAAGGCCACGGTATTTCAGTAGCCGAAACGGCTGCAGGTCAAGGTGATAATGGTTATGGTATTGCTGGCGTGTGTTATGATTGCAGTATTTACGCTACAAATTATCGTCATTTTGATACGTTGGAACAACTTGTTGAACTTTCTAAATTAGGTGTAAAAGTAATTAACTGCAGTTGGGGGCTTACCCATTATTACGAAACTGCACAACAAGCTATATACGAAATGTTAAACAATGGCACGGTGGTAGTAGCCATTGGCCACAATCAATCTTATTATCACACCAAAGGACAAAAGTATTATTATCCGGCTTCATATGATGGTGTAATTTCGGTTTCGTCGGCGTCGCATCGTTACGAGCATTATTGGGAAAATATTCGTGTGGAAGAAGACAAAGGTTTGTATTATGTAAAAAACATTCGCAATTATGTAGGGCTCACAGGTGGTTTTAAAAACAATGATACTACTCAAGTTCCACATTTGTACCCAATTAGTATTAGAAACCTGAACAGTGCAATTGATATTGTGGCGCCTTCAAGTGGTTTGTTTAGGTACAGCGAACTGGCACTGAGAGATAAAATAGACGTGAGTGAATTTAATCAAACTTCGGGGGTTGCTCCTTTAGTTACGGGTACTGTCGGACTTATGTTTTCGCTCTATCCTTGCTTGCCAGCTGACCAAGTGGAGAGCATTATTAAACTTACATCATCCAATATTGACGATGTAGAACCCAATAAACCGTATGCAGGAATGTATGGCGCCGGAATGCTAAACACCGGTCGCGCCGTAAAGATGGTTTTTGATATGTTTGCTGGAAAAGGTGCTGTAACAATGGAAAATCAGCGTTTTAGCCGTTGGAATTTTAAACTTACCGCCCTTGCCGAAGTGGTAATTAAAAATCAGGAATTTACTGAAGATGCTCGTTTAGATTTAACTTCAAAAAGAGGTATTGTTATTTCAGAAAATACAGTTTTAAAGCCGGGTGCACTCGGAAAAATTCATCTCAAAATTGATCCATCACTCGAGAAAGAGTGTGAGTTGCAACTTCGCGATCCGAGTATATTGGATGATTAA
- a CDS encoding glycosyltransferase, with translation MPAEKKFKVCLVSISLARGGLERSCAMLSQMLEARGHEVHLVILNDEIDYPFSGKMLNLGKIKTENDALVKRFLRFRKFRNYLKTEKFDVVIDHRPKNNFNRELFYANFIYREINKIYVVHSSKKTEYLTENPSAFSKIYRKNSINIAVSKYIETEVLKKEGIHNSVTIHNGFDPNWESMSSKLPEILQNKKYILSYGRLDDSVKDFLFLIEAFMQSSVWEKDVHLVILGDGKDREMLQKFANSKACFDKIIFLPFTNSPFAIIKNARCVSLTSKYEGFPMVLVESLSLGTPVVSLDIVSGPSEIIQHHKNGLLIPERSLPLFAEALQSVCFDETLFQNLKKNTKSSVEKFSMQNISEKWNQTLLHALR, from the coding sequence GGGTTGGAGCGGTCTTGCGCCATGCTTTCACAAATGTTGGAGGCTCGGGGCCACGAGGTGCATTTGGTAATTTTGAACGATGAAATAGACTATCCTTTTAGCGGTAAAATGCTGAATTTAGGAAAAATAAAAACCGAAAATGACGCCTTAGTAAAACGATTTCTTCGATTTCGAAAATTTCGAAATTATTTAAAAACAGAAAAATTTGATGTAGTAATAGACCATCGCCCTAAAAATAACTTTAATCGCGAATTGTTTTACGCTAACTTTATCTACCGCGAAATAAATAAAATTTACGTGGTGCACAGTTCAAAAAAGACAGAATATTTAACTGAAAACCCGAGTGCATTTTCAAAAATTTATAGAAAAAACAGTATAAATATAGCTGTATCAAAATACATTGAAACCGAAGTTTTAAAAAAGGAGGGCATACATAATTCGGTAACGATCCACAACGGGTTTGATCCAAATTGGGAGAGTATGAGTAGCAAATTGCCCGAAATACTTCAAAATAAAAAATACATTCTCTCCTACGGTAGATTGGACGATTCGGTTAAAGATTTTTTATTTTTAATTGAAGCTTTTATGCAATCCAGCGTTTGGGAAAAAGATGTTCATCTCGTTATTTTGGGCGATGGAAAGGATAGGGAAATGCTTCAGAAATTTGCAAACTCAAAAGCGTGTTTTGATAAAATAATCTTTTTGCCTTTCACAAATAGTCCATTTGCCATTATCAAAAATGCCCGCTGTGTTAGCCTTACCAGCAAATACGAAGGTTTCCCGATGGTGCTTGTAGAGTCCCTTTCGTTGGGAACACCGGTGGTTTCGCTGGATATTGTTTCGGGTCCTTCCGAAATTATACAACACCATAAAAACGGTTTGTTGATTCCCGAAAGAAGTTTACCTTTATTCGCTGAAGCGCTGCAAAGCGTATGTTTTGATGAGACGCTTTTTCAAAATTTAAAGAAGAATACAAAATCTTCCGTCGAAAAATTTTCAATGCAAAATATTTCTGAAAAATGGAACCAAACTTTACTTCATGCACTACGTTGA
- a CDS encoding cell division ATP-binding protein FtsE, with translation MSQPVLELKNAAIYQTDNLVLSDVSVRVDKGEFVYLIGKTGTGKSSFMKTLYGDLPLKEGEGNIVGYDLATLKEKDIPFLRRKLGVVFQDFKLLNDRTVQNNLLFVLTATGWKDKAAMESKINDVLAKVDMKTKAFKYPYQLSGGEQQRVAIARALLNDPELILADEPTGNLDPQTSVEVMEVLREINKNGNTILMATHDYALLLKYPSKTLKCDENQIFEVVQKTV, from the coding sequence ATGTCCCAGCCAGTTTTAGAATTAAAAAACGCCGCTATATATCAAACCGATAATTTGGTGCTTTCCGATGTAAGTGTAAGAGTTGATAAAGGCGAATTTGTTTACCTTATCGGAAAAACTGGGACCGGGAAAAGTAGCTTTATGAAAACCCTCTACGGCGATCTTCCGCTAAAAGAAGGTGAAGGCAATATTGTGGGGTACGATCTTGCCACTTTAAAAGAAAAAGATATTCCTTTTTTACGTCGAAAATTAGGTGTAGTTTTTCAAGATTTTAAATTACTGAACGATCGTACGGTTCAGAACAACTTACTTTTTGTACTAACGGCAACTGGATGGAAAGACAAAGCTGCCATGGAAAGCAAAATTAACGATGTGCTGGCCAAAGTAGATATGAAAACCAAGGCTTTTAAATACCCGTACCAACTTTCGGGGGGCGAACAGCAACGTGTGGCAATTGCCCGTGCACTTTTAAACGACCCCGAACTTATTTTAGCAGATGAGCCAACCGGAAATCTCGATCCGCAAACGAGTGTAGAAGTAATGGAGGTTTTACGCGAAATAAATAAAAACGGAAATACTATTTTAATGGCAACCCACGACTATGCCTTACTGTTGAAATATCCTTCCAAAACACTAAAGTGCGACGAAAACCAAATTTTTGAAGTTGTGCAGAAGACGGTGTAA
- a CDS encoding sugar 3,4-ketoisomerase: MHYVDLDKIALKEIPKISDPDGRGNLSVVEKDFLPFTIKRVYYLYDVPSSSTRGGHAHKQLQQFLIALSGSFDVVLDNGKTRRTITLNRPDRGLLIPNGVWRELETFSSGAVCLSLVSEVYNEADYIRDYDEFKLFKGA; the protein is encoded by the coding sequence ATGCACTACGTTGATTTGGATAAAATAGCCCTAAAGGAAATTCCTAAAATTAGCGACCCCGACGGTCGCGGTAATCTTTCTGTAGTAGAAAAAGACTTTTTGCCATTTACAATAAAACGGGTGTATTATTTGTACGATGTGCCAAGTTCTTCAACTCGCGGCGGCCATGCGCATAAACAATTACAGCAGTTTTTAATTGCTCTAAGCGGTAGTTTTGACGTGGTTTTAGACAATGGCAAAACACGGCGCACAATTACTTTAAACAGACCAGATAGGGGGTTGTTAATTCCAAATGGTGTTTGGCGCGAACTAGAAACATTTTCATCGGGAGCTGTTTGTTTATCTTTAGTGAGCGAAGTGTATAACGAAGCAGACTACATTCGCGATTACGATGAATTTAAATTATTTAAAGGTGCCTAA
- a CDS encoding glycosyltransferase family 2 protein, which produces MISILIPTYNYNVFKLVASLHVQAKKLAIIFEINVYDDCSPNPVAENEAINSLENATYHKLKKNIGRSAIRNLLANNAKYENLLFLDADTQIIRADFLKKYLAAINKHTEIIYGGILYQSDPPPKSEILRWQYGKEREALPVPEREKQPHLRFLTLNFLIKKSVFSKLAFNEEIPNLRHEDTLFALDAKAKNIHVAHIDNPVIHLGLESSEIFLRKSRESVESLHSFVAQGLIKHNETALSKKAEVLKKYKLREVASVFYKTFKAAMEKNLLSSRPSLVIFDVYRLGYYLSL; this is translated from the coding sequence ATGATTTCAATCTTAATTCCCACATATAATTACAATGTATTTAAGTTGGTAGCATCGCTGCATGTACAGGCTAAAAAATTGGCTATTATATTTGAAATAAACGTTTACGATGATTGTTCGCCAAACCCCGTTGCTGAAAACGAAGCCATAAACAGTTTGGAAAATGCAACATACCATAAATTGAAAAAAAATATTGGCAGGAGTGCTATTCGCAACCTTTTGGCTAATAATGCCAAATACGAAAACCTGCTTTTTTTAGATGCCGATACCCAAATAATTAGAGCCGATTTTCTAAAAAAATACTTAGCCGCAATAAATAAACACACTGAAATTATTTACGGCGGCATCCTCTATCAATCCGATCCACCCCCAAAATCGGAAATCTTGCGCTGGCAGTACGGGAAAGAAAGAGAGGCCCTCCCAGTTCCAGAAAGGGAAAAACAACCGCATCTACGTTTTTTAACACTTAACTTTCTGATAAAAAAATCGGTTTTTTCCAAATTAGCTTTTAATGAGGAAATTCCAAATTTAAGGCACGAAGACACGCTTTTTGCTTTAGATGCCAAGGCAAAAAACATACACGTGGCACATATAGATAATCCTGTAATTCATCTTGGTTTGGAGAGTAGCGAAATATTTCTTCGCAAATCAAGAGAATCTGTAGAAAGTCTGCATAGTTTTGTGGCGCAAGGCTTAATAAAACACAACGAAACCGCGCTTTCTAAAAAAGCAGAAGTACTAAAAAAGTACAAATTGAGGGAGGTGGCTTCTGTATTTTATAAAACTTTTAAAGCCGCTATGGAAAAAAACCTCTTGTCGTCTAGACCTTCGTTGGTTATCTTCGATGTATATAGATTGGGGTATTACCTCAGTTTATAA